The following are encoded in a window of Abditibacteriota bacterium genomic DNA:
- the rho gene encoding transcription termination factor Rho: MLKNDANGTAADTPQNTQNFLRLQELDTMSYEELKERAKQLKIDPAGKDRAELKGEITEAYSKQSGFFKDTGILEIIRDAQGNIRGFLRHNFVKDITDTYVSASQIKLFGLMDGDTVTGVVRQPKENERHRSLLKIEQVNGLDPELQKQTRKPFEELVAVYPDTRYEMELAKDDCDRLISDASLRLIDLFAPIGKGQRGLIVAPPKAGKTTLLKDMANSFATNYPDSILIILLIDERPEEVTDIKRSVINVKNPDNVIVVASTFDETPENHMWVAEQVLNKSKRYTESGRDVIILLDSLTRLTRSSNITVVPSGRTLSGGIDPAALYRPKKFIGAARNIENGGSLTIIATALVDTGSKMDDAIFEEFKATGNMELILDRSLAERRIFPAIDLMKCGTRHDELLYTIEEEQLRELISDFDARIKTDTNPVIIKCVKVAKTKKAFMNLFVKEKEALIDRLNSQASND, encoded by the coding sequence ATGCTGAAAAACGACGCAAACGGCACCGCGGCGGACACGCCGCAGAACACCCAGAACTTCCTCAGGCTGCAGGAGCTGGACACCATGAGCTACGAAGAGCTCAAGGAGAGGGCAAAGCAGCTGAAGATAGACCCGGCGGGCAAGGACCGGGCGGAGCTGAAGGGAGAGATCACCGAGGCTTATTCCAAGCAGAGCGGTTTCTTCAAGGACACGGGCATCCTGGAGATCATCCGGGACGCCCAGGGCAACATCCGGGGTTTTCTGAGACACAATTTCGTCAAGGACATCACCGACACCTACGTCAGCGCCTCCCAGATCAAGCTCTTCGGCCTCATGGACGGGGACACGGTCACCGGCGTGGTCCGTCAGCCCAAGGAAAACGAGCGGCACCGTTCACTGCTGAAGATAGAGCAGGTGAACGGCCTGGACCCGGAGCTGCAAAAGCAGACCCGCAAGCCCTTTGAGGAGCTGGTGGCCGTATATCCGGACACCCGCTACGAGATGGAGCTGGCCAAGGACGACTGCGACAGGCTCATCAGCGACGCTTCACTCAGGCTCATAGACCTGTTTGCCCCCATAGGCAAGGGCCAGAGAGGCCTCATAGTGGCGCCTCCAAAGGCGGGCAAGACCACCCTGCTGAAGGACATGGCCAACTCCTTCGCCACCAATTACCCGGACAGCATCCTCATCATACTGCTCATAGACGAAAGGCCCGAGGAAGTCACAGACATCAAGCGCAGCGTCATCAACGTGAAAAACCCGGACAACGTCATAGTGGTGGCCTCCACCTTTGACGAGACCCCCGAAAACCATATGTGGGTGGCCGAGCAGGTGCTGAACAAATCCAAGCGCTACACAGAGAGCGGCCGGGACGTCATCATACTGCTGGACTCCCTGACCCGTCTCACCCGCTCCTCCAATATCACCGTCGTTCCCAGCGGACGCACGCTGTCCGGCGGCATCGACCCCGCCGCCCTCTACAGGCCCAAAAAGTTCATCGGAGCGGCCAGAAACATAGAAAACGGCGGCAGCCTGACCATCATAGCCACGGCCCTGGTGGACACGGGCAGCAAGATGGACGACGCCATATTCGAGGAATTCAAGGCCACGGGCAATATGGAGCTCATTTTGGACAGGAGCCTGGCAGAAAGACGCATATTCCCGGCCATCGACCTTATGAAATGCGGCACCCGCCACGACGAGCTGCTCTACACCATCGAGGAGGAGCAGCTGAGAGAGCTCATCTCCGACTTTGACGCCAGGATCAAGACCGACACCAATCCGGTCATCATCAAATGCGTCAAGGTGGCCAAGACCAAGAAGGCCTTTATGAACCTGTTTGTCAAGGAAAAGGAAGCCCTCATAGACAGGCTGAACAGCCAGGCAA
- a CDS encoding hypoxanthine phosphoribosyltransferase — protein sequence MKLVELSSAINRDYAGREVVIICNLKGAFMVTADLVRLLKIPVRIDFVSFNSYKGTESTGRVTGSLDLTEDIAGKPVILVEDIVDTGLTVTTVSQELAKLNPSEIKIFSLLYREGKYEPDYAGFAIKDGFVCGYGLDLDGSYRELRDVWRIEP from the coding sequence ATGAAGCTGGTAGAGCTGTCCAGCGCCATAAACCGGGACTATGCGGGCCGGGAGGTAGTCATCATCTGCAATCTGAAGGGAGCCTTTATGGTCACGGCAGACCTGGTCAGATTGCTCAAGATACCCGTCAGGATCGACTTTGTCAGCTTCAACTCTTACAAGGGCACCGAGAGCACCGGCCGGGTCACCGGGTCCCTGGACCTGACCGAGGACATAGCGGGCAAGCCCGTGATACTGGTGGAGGACATAGTTGACACGGGCCTCACGGTGACCACCGTCTCTCAAGAGCTGGCCAAGCTGAATCCCTCCGAGATCAAGATCTTTTCACTGCTCTACCGCGAAGGGAAATATGAGCCCGACTATGCAGGCTTTGCCATCAAAGACGGCTTCGTCTGCGGCTACGGTCTGGACCTGGACGGCAGCTACAGAGAGCTGAGGGACGTATGGCGCATAGAGCCATAA